A single Longimicrobium sp. DNA region contains:
- a CDS encoding redoxin domain-containing protein, whose product MTSKTTPTRRSRKLLILAAVGGALLMAALITVRRIAAAHADPESLPELLTVGGPAPAFTATDTRGRPHSLAGYAGKWVVLEWFNHGCPATKKHYAVVNGVGNTQAMQQEYTRRGVVWLSVVSSGPGRQGYTSAKKAEDQAREKGAAPTAIIRDTAGVLGRLYGARNTPQYMVIDPQGVLRYRGAIDDRNTPRAQDIPGATNYVRAALDAGLAGRPIAVAQTQPYGCEVKY is encoded by the coding sequence ATGACTTCCAAGACCACGCCCACCCGGCGCTCCCGAAAGCTCCTCATCCTCGCCGCGGTTGGCGGCGCCCTGCTGATGGCCGCCCTCATCACCGTCCGCCGCATCGCCGCCGCCCACGCGGACCCGGAGAGCCTGCCGGAACTCCTGACGGTCGGCGGCCCCGCGCCGGCGTTCACGGCGACCGACACGCGCGGCCGGCCGCACTCGCTCGCAGGCTATGCCGGCAAGTGGGTCGTCCTCGAGTGGTTCAACCACGGATGCCCGGCCACGAAGAAGCACTACGCCGTGGTGAACGGGGTCGGGAACACGCAGGCGATGCAGCAGGAGTACACCCGGCGCGGGGTGGTCTGGCTCTCGGTCGTGTCGTCGGGTCCGGGAAGACAGGGGTACACGAGCGCGAAGAAGGCCGAGGACCAGGCCCGCGAAAAGGGCGCGGCGCCCACGGCCATCATCCGCGACACGGCGGGCGTGCTCGGACGGCTCTACGGCGCCCGCAACACGCCGCAGTACATGGTCATCGATCCCCAGGGCGTGCTTCGCTACAGGGGCGCGATCGACGACCGGAACACGCCGAGGGCCCAGGACATCCCGGGAGCCACGAACTACGTCCGCGCCGCGCTGGACGCGGGGCTGGCGGGCAGGCCGATCGCGGTGGCCCAGACCCAGCCCTACGGCTGCGAAGTGAAGTATTGA